A genomic segment from Helicoverpa armigera isolate CAAS_96S chromosome 10, ASM3070526v1, whole genome shotgun sequence encodes:
- the LOC110372349 gene encoding SUN domain-containing protein 2: protein MDGYGYRAEGCFRNVFRSFVCVALSLLLGLHIYAYFWGPTQETLDGDFSDIKYVVMQLTRGLSEVNRKHERLQTEMERISSVLPAVAAAAGRAKEALVDPVLRMRNNRQIGDAPDYDRQLADYALESAGARVLDTGDTVEHVIYESPIGWALHMLTAWVCRECLGARAMIRPGTLPGECWAFKGSRGEATIRLLGTVRITGVSVEHIPPHISPTREISSAPRLVQVEGLENRFDPYPHDYGSFEYDRDGKPIQYFDVLFPSLKGHNILRIRVLSNWGHPVYTCVYRVRVHGDLANNPRVAVADDGDARIENE from the exons ATGGATGGGTATGGGTACAGAGCTGAAGGATGCTTTCGAAACGTGTTCCGTTCATTTGTATGCGTTGCGCTATCACTGTTACTGGGTCTACACATCTACGCATATTTCTGGGGACCTACACAAGAAACCTTGGATGGAGACTTCTCTGACATCAAATACGTCGTTATGCAGCTGACAAGAGGACTTTCTGAG gTGAATCGCAAGCATGAGCGTCTACAAACTGAGATGGAGCGCATCTCATCGGTGCTGCCAGCAGTGGCGGCAGCAGCCGGGCGCGCTAAGGAGGCGCTAGTAGATCCCGTCTTGCGAATGCGCAATAATCGCCAGATTGGTGATGCACCAGATTATGATAGACAG TTAGCAGACTACGCCCTCGAATCAGCTGGTGCCAGAGTGCTGGACACAGGGGACACCGTGGAGCACGTGATATACGAGTCGCCAATAGGCTGGGCGCTCCACATGCTGACCGCATGGGTCTGCCGCGAGTGCCTCGGCGCCCGCGCCATGATCCGTCCCGGCACGCTGCCCGGCGAGTGCTGGGCCTTCAAGGGCTCGAGAGGAGAAGCCACCATACGATTGCTGGGCACCGTCCGAATAACTGGAGTCAGCGTTGAACATATACCGCCGCATATTTCTCCCACTAG AGAAATATCATCAGCTCCACGCCTAGTCCAAGTGGAAGGACTAGAAAATCGCTTCGATCCGTACCCTCACGACTATGGCAGCTTCGAGTACGACAGGGATGGTAAACCTATCCAGTACTTCGACGTTCTATTTCCAAGTCTTAAAGGCCATAACATCCTCAGGATACGGGTGCTTTCGAACTGGGGCCACCCTGTGTATACGTGTGTGTATCGAGTGAGGGTGCATGGTGATCTGGCGAATAACCCGAGGGTTGCGGTCGCTGATGATGGCGATGCTCGGATAGAAAATGAGTAG